A window of the Aspergillus flavus chromosome 6, complete sequence genome harbors these coding sequences:
- a CDS encoding histone-lysine N-methyltransferase: MESQLRSAGAPPATPATLSDLNKHTHEPADDTMAFEYSEQLLTPENSRSETSSNNENASTEEKPPVRRRSTRVTRASLRGEAQLDGDMEIDNQGTLSTAGENNPVVSGETLVDKAEGGKRSQASHLRHSIAVMESWSEATLAQGNMETEGDHPLAPDTPVSKSSQELQASDMGTSLQQRTLRKRVERILTEEGHGNKGKVTVTAKEIKSPVRRSSRLSLLEKASDLVGRASSVLGKRSRDVMGKGKELGRRASLRPRTTAPKEEPTKAASEAPAAKKRRVSESDLPVKIQENEEAVQEAPKPVVRSRTKRWLAHGLYTGQEHTESRPLQSRSRNAKRKSQGPTQRRLLPMPMFAGDRLLKQGRDFQLPFDIFSPLPSGQPKPNEWRKTNKNVFVGEASSIWRANKPLELSKCMCAEETGCDEECQNRYMFYECDDTNCGVGPECGNRNFEELKQRTKAGGKYNIGVEVIKTEDRGYGVRSNRTFEPNQVIVEYTGEIITQAECEKRMRTIYKNNECYYLMYFDQNMIIDATRGSIARFVNHSCEPNCRMEKWTVAGKPRMALFAGDRGIMTGDELTYDYNFDPYSQKNVQQCRCGSDRCRGILGPRPREKEQRSKEKELRAENEKKSSSKNNNEKASITKQKVLNGSTSRVNKRQLLGSKSIKSGVKKVVSKARASASKATTASRTSLKTTVSTKTSKTTNKKATATPTRRQVKKDNTKSKKEVKLPKVKTTKTKARAPASARKPAQKNKTQSTPLTSKLSRPSEKTKAKILQAAKGTNARRRTVKKEDTKPKSPTKRTSKAKETSPRGKAASKAAKNTKA; this comes from the exons ATGGAAAGTCAACTTAGATCAGCCGGCGCGCCTCCCGCGACTCCCGCAACCCTTTCAGACCTCAATAAGCACACGCACGAGCCCGCTGACGACACAATGGCCTTTGAGTATTCAGAACAACTCCTCACCCCCGAGAACAGTCGCTCGGAGACTTCCAGCAACAATGAAAACGCGTCTACCGAGGAAAAGCCGCCTGTACGGCGAAGATCTACACGTGTAACACGCGCCTCTTTACGGGGGGAGGCACAACTCGATGGCGACATGGAGATAGATAACCAAGGGACTTTGTCTACGGCTGGCGAAAATAACCCTGTGGTCTCGGGTGAGACTCTAGTCGATAAAGCTGAAGGCGGAAAGAGGTCCCAGGCCTCCCACCTGCGCCACAGCATAGCGGTCATGGAGTCCTGGAGTGAAGCAACACTGGCACAAGGCAATATGGAGACTGAAGGGGACCATCCATTGGCCCCAGATACTCCAGTTTCTAAGTCCTCGCAAGAGCTGCAGGCCAGTGACATGGGCACGTCACTGCAACAACGCACTTTACGGAAGCGCGTAGAGCGGATCCTGACTGAAGAAGGGCACGGCAATAAGGGCAAAGTTACTGTAACGGCTAAAGAAATCAAGTCGCCAGTCAGACGCTCGTCTCGTTTGAGTCTGTTAGAGAAGGCTTCAGACCTTGTTGGCCGGGCTAGCAGCGTTTTGGGAAAACGCTCGCGTGACGTGATGGGAAAGGGTAAAGAACTTGGCCGGCGGGCTAGTTTACGACCTCGAACTACTGCACCCAAGGAGGAACCGACCAAGGCTGCCAGCGAGGCTCCTGCGGCGAAAAAGAGGCGTGTTTCTGAAAGCGATCTACCTGTCAAAATCcaggaaaatgaagaagccGTGCAGGAGGCTCCCAAGCCTGTGGTTCGGTCCAGGACAAAGCGCTGGTTAGCTCATGGATTGTACACAGGCCAGGAACACACAGAGTCTCGGCCCCTGCAGAGTAGGAGCAGAAATGCAAAGCGCAAAAGTCAAGGTCCCACACAACGCAGACTGCTTCCTATGCCGATGTTTGCAGGAGATCGACTCTTGAAGCAGGGAAGAGATTTCCAGCTCCCCTTCGATATCTTTTCTCCGCTCCCTTCTGGTCAGCCCAAACCCAATGAGTGGAGAAAGACAAACAAGA ATGTCTTTGTCGGGGAAGCATCCAGTATATGGCGAGCAAACAAGCCATTGGAGCTATCCAAGTGCATGTGTGCAGAAGAGACTGGCTGTGACGAGGAATGTCAGAACCGTTACATGTTCTACGAATGTGATGACACCAATTGTGGTGTGGGCCCCGAGTGTGGAAATCGGAATTTCGAGGAACTGAAACAGAGAACCAAGGCTGGCGGAAAATACAATATTGGAGTCGAAGTCATCAAGACGGAAGACCGAGGATACGGTGTTCGTAGCAACCGCACATTCGAGCCTAACCAGGTCATTGTGGAGTACACAGGGGAAATCATAACGCAAGCGGAATGTGAGAAACGAATGAGGACGATTTATAAGAATAACGAG TGCTACTACCTAATGTACTTTGATCAGAACATGATCATCGATGCTACCAGGGGCTCTATCGCTCGTTTCGTAAACCATTCTTGCGAGCCCAACTGTCGGATGGAGAAATGGACAGTCGCGGGGAAGCCGCGTATGGCGCTTTTTGCTGGTGATCGTGGAATAATGACCGGGGACGAACTGACCTATGACTATAATTTTGA CCCATACTCTCAGAAAAACGTTCAGCAATGCCGGTGTGGATCGGACAGATGCCGCGGTATCCTGGGACCACGGCCGCGGGAGAAAGAGCAACGTtcaaaggagaaagaacTGAGGGCTGAAAACGAGAAGAAATCTAGTTCGAAGAATAACAATGAAAAGGCCAGCATCACCAAGCAGAAGGTATTGAATGGATCGACTTCGCGCGTCAATAAGCGACAGCTTCTTGGTTCGAAGTCCATCAAGTCTGGTGTGAAGAAAGTTGTTTCTAAAGCACGCGCTTCTGCTTCTAAAGCAACTACAGCATCGAGAACTAGCTTGAAAACAACTGTCAGCACAAAAACCTCCAAGACGACAAACAAGAAAGCCACGGCAACTCCAACACGACGGCAGGTGAAGAAAGATAACACCAAATCCAAGAAAGAAGTTAAGCTGCCAAAGGTCAAAACCACAAAGACTAAAGCCAGAGCCCCGGCGAGTGCCAGGAAACCGGcacagaaaaataaaacccAGTCAACGCCATTGACATCTAAACTAAGCCGTCCATCTGAGAAGACTAAAGCGAAAATCCTCCAGGCTGCTAAAGGGACGAACGCTCGCAGACGTACAGTGAAAAAGGAAGATACCAAGCCCAAAAGTCCTACCAAGCGTACTTCTAAAGCCAAAGAGACCAGTCCTCGGGGGAAGGCAGCAAGCAAGGCTGCCAAGAACACCAAGGCATAA
- a CDS encoding putative DHHC zinc finger membrane protein: MAFSSTNSETSDAPHLGPTQHALGIPRPPSVGGISSRVTEDIASEDGDQSQSNTGVSSHAQHRSRPSVSSRPGPPPVRSSIISQATNRPGSSNSRLSRSHIPSLTAQGFFRPLSSQRLQAHRGRPMTKGTESSEDWVDHASQNRRSLISNSTLAQSSIPQEQEVPPSRGTEFTDPIIPDRNTSNASPIGNTTARSIGESAKLLRDKERHNQPSQPHLNLGVSASSQNGHDISQRSPLSFLSPPNRNGGQEHRDSRNHERLSSAGSSPGSIEKQSRTVSKSRLGKNYEYFLGNTIFCGGGRFQNSRDKPVNVATGVLVVVPSALFFGFSAPWLWHNISPAIPILFAYLFYLCFSSFLHASVVDPGIIPRNLHSMPPPDPSDDPLAIGPSTNDWVMVKLATSEVAAMDVPVKFCKTCNIWRPPRCYHCRVCDNCIETLDHHCVWLNNCVGRRNYRYFFTFVGSSTLLALFLIGASLAHILVYRSREGISFNDAIDQWRVPWAMVLYGAVAAPYPASLWAYHLFLVGRGETTREYLNSHKFAKADRHRPFTQGNILKNWISVFGRPRPPTYMQFKKPYHEGDQRLSMVKRKYLPRDVEAQAGIEMQHVPSDQPQD, translated from the exons ATGGCATTCTCGTCAACCAACTCAGAAACAAGCGATGCGCCACATCTAGGGCCCACGCAACATGCGCTGGGTATTCCTCGCCCGCCTTCCGTGGGAGGTATCTCGTCTCGAGTAACGGAGGATATAGCTTCTGAAGACGGTGATCAATCGCAATCAAATACCGGAGTCTCCTCGCACGCACAGCACCGGTCACGGCCATCCGTATCTAGTAGGCCTGGTCCTCCCCCTGTGAGGAGTTCTATTATCAGCCAAGCAACAAATCGACCAGGAAGCTCAAATAGCAGACTGAGCCGGAGCCACATTCCTTCATTGACAGCGCAAGGCTTTTTTCGGCCGTTATCTTCTCAGCGACTCCAAGCCCATCGAGGTCGCCCTATGACGAAAGGAACAGAATCATCGGAAGATTGGGTTGATCACGCAAGTCAAAATAGACGCAGTTTAATATCCAACAGTACGCTTGCTCAGAGCTCTATCCCACAGGAGCAAGAAGTTCCTCCGTCCCGAGGCACGGAATTCACAGATCCCATCATCCCTGACCGAAATACATCAAACGCCAGTCCTATCGGTAATACAACAGCGCGAAGTATAGGCGAAAGTGCTAAACTTCTACGCgacaaagaaagacataaccaaccttctcaacctcatctCAACTTGGGTGTGAGCGCTTCCAGTCAAAACGGTCATGACATATCCCAAAGATCCcctctttcattcttatcCCCGCCAAATAGAAACGGCGGCCAAGAGCATCGCGATAGTCGGAATCACGAGCGGCTGTCATCAGCCGGCTCGTCCCCTGGATCTATTGAAAAACAGAGTCGGACGGTAAGCAAGAGCCGTCTAGGCAAGAACTATGAATATTTCCTTGGCAACACTATTTTCTGTGGTGGTGGGAGGTTCCAAAACTCTCGGGACAAGCCCGTCAATGTTGCGACTGGGGTATTAGTAGTTGTGCCATCAGCATTGTTCTTTGGGTTCTC GGCACCTTGGCTTTGGCACAATATTTCACCCGCTATCCCCATATTGTTTGCGTATCTCTTCTATCTatgcttttcctcctttttgcACGCCTCTGTCGTTGACCCTGGG ATCATTCCTCGTAATCTTCACTCGATGCCACCACCAGATCCGTCGGATGATCCGCTAGCTATAGGTCCATCAACGAATGACTGGGTGATGGTCAAGTTGGCGACCTCTGAGGTTGCAGCAATGGACGTGCCAGTGAAATTCTGCAAGACCTGCAATATCTGGCGACCTCCGCGTTGCTATCATTGCCGTGTCTGCGACAATTGTATCGAAACACTTGATCATCATTGCGTCTGGCTTAACAACTGTGTCGGCCGTCGCAACTATCGGTATTTTTTCACTTTTGTGGGCTCGTCTACACTCCTCGCCTTGTTTTTGATCGGCGCAAGCCTAGCGCATATCCTCGTATATCGATCACGAGAAGGCATTTCTTTCAACGATGCGATCGATCAGTGGAGGGTGCCTTGGGCTATGGTCCTTTACGGAGCCGTTGCGGCTCCGTATCCAGCCTCCCTCTGGGCCTACCACCTGTTTCTGGTTGGCCGGGGAGAGACTACTAGGGAATATCTAAACTCCCACAAGTTTGCGAAAGCGGACCGTCATCGGCCCTTTACTCAAGGAAATATCCTGAAGAATTGGATATCAGTTTTTGGGCGACCACGACCCCCGACATACATGCAATTCAAGAAGCCATATCACGAGGGTGACCAGCGCTTGAGCATGGTGAAACGGAAATACCTTCCGCGAGACGTTGAAGCTCAAGCAGGCATAGAGATGCAGCATGTCCCTTCTGATCAGCCGCAGGATTGA
- a CDS encoding protein mannosyltransferase 1 has product MSPKSKNALEVQPPTKSTRSSSRSPRPKNRKKAPVETLNYGSDGVKDNSIFSLPTSDYKALVLVTLVATAVRLFRIYQPTSVVFDEVHFGGFASKYIKGRFFMDVHPPLAKLLITLAGWLAGFNGDFDFKEIGKDYLAAGVPYVAMRMLPAIMGVLTVSLMFLTLKASGCRTTTAVLGAGVVIFENALVTQSRLILLDSPLVFFTALTAMSFTSFTNQQELGPSHAFRGPWWFWLAATGLCLGATLSVKWVGLFTVAWVGSLTIIQLWVLLGDTNNVTPRLWFKHFFARFFCLIVIPLGFYCGMFAIHFLCLVNPGEGDGFMSSEFQATLNSKAMQDVPADVAFGSRITLRHHNTQGGYLHSHNHMYPTGSKQQQITLYPHKDENNVFIAENQTQPLGPDGEIAGPFAWDNITAEYIEDGAIIRLNHLMTQRRVHSHDERPPVTEADWQYEVSAYGFEGFAGDANDMFRVEIVKSMSEGEEAKKRLRTIQSKFKLVHVMTGCVLFSHKVKLPDWGWEQQEVTCAKGGTLPNSVWYIESNSHPMLPADAEKVNYRNPGFLGKFWELQKVMWTTNAGLTESHAWDSRPPSWPTLLRGINFWGADHRQIYLLGNPLIWWSSTLAIGIYVLFKGISILRWQRNCADYRNVNFKRFDYEVGTSVLGWAFHYFPFYLMARQLFLHHYLPALYFAIITLCQEFDFLANRIHALGLASRPAIGKALAGIFLALSIFTFTLYSPLVYGNPWTQDACRKVKLLDTWDFDCNTFHTDLGQYVTHFTNTNVAIPTTQAPPPEAPVAPPPQQDQQILKEEAEEADDANVTPEPQPPRAKARVEYRDQDGNILDEKLVAALAKEGKVSFETRHETRTRLEHGHEVEMINGQVAPPHPDVEGQNPETLGKQEQSADDGPASAAGDSSAAEPNSPEAKPASEGNEATN; this is encoded by the exons ATGTCGCCCAAATCCAAGAACGCCCTGGAGGTCCAGCCTCCAACGAAGTCTACCCGCTCCTCAAGTCGCTCCCCGAGGCCGAAAAACCGCAAGAAGGCACCCGTGGAAACGCTGAATTATGGTTCGGATGGAGTGAAGGACAACAGTATTTTCAGCCTTCCTACTTCCGACTACAAGGCCTTGGTTCTCGTCACCTTGGTCGCTACTGCTGTCCGTCTCTTTAGAATCTATCAGCCGACAAGCGTTGTCTTCGACGAAGTCCA TTTTGGTGGTTTTGCGTCAAAATATATCAAGGGCCGCTTTTTCATGGATGTTCACCCGCCACTCGCTAAACTTCTTATTACACTTGCGGGTTGGTTGGCTGGATTCAATGGCGATTTCGATTTCAAGGAAATTGGAAAGGACTATTTGGCAGCAGGAGTCCCATATGTGGCAATGCGAATGCTCCCAGCTATCATGGGTGTGCTTACGGTGTCCTTGATGTTCTTGACGTTGAAAGCATCGGGATGTCGCACCACGACTGCCGTGCTAGGTGCTGGTGTGGTGATATTCG AGAACGCCCTGGTCACCCAGTCTCGTCTGATCCTCTTAGACTCGCCGCTGGTGTTCTTTACTGCACTCACGGCCATGTCATTCACATCTTTCACGAACCAGCAAGAACTAGGCCCATCGCACGCCTTCCGTGGACCCTGGTGGTTTTGGTTAGCTGCTACTGGCCTATGTCTTGGTGCTACTTTAAGTGTTAAATGGGTTGGCCTTTTCACAGTTGCTTGGGTTGGTTCTCTAACCATCATTCAACTGTGGGTTCTTCTTGGGGATACAAATAATGTCACTCCG CGCTTGTGGTTTAAGCATTTCTTTGCTCGGTTCTTCTGCCTCATCGTCATTCCATTGGGCTTCTACTGTGGAATGTTTGCAATCCATTTCCTGTGTCTGGTAAATCCGGGTGAGGGCGATGGTTTTATGTCGTCTGAGTTCCAGGCTACATTAAACTCGAAGGCGATGCAAGATGTTCCCGCTGACGTTGCTTTCGGCTCCCGTATCACGCTTCGTCACCATAATACGCAGGGTGGCTACCTTCATTCTCACAACCACATGTACCCTACAGGAAGCAAACAACAGCAGATTACACTCTATCCCCACAAGGACGAAAACAACGTCTTCATTGCGGAGAATCAGACTCAACCTCTTGGCCCTGACGGAGAAATCGCGGGTCCTTTTGCCTGGGATAACATTACCGCTGAGTATATTGAAGATGGTGCTATCATTAGATTGAACCACTTGATGACTCAGAGAAGAGTCCATTCACACGACGAGCGCCCCCCCGTGACTGAGGCGGATTGGCAATATGAAGTATCTGCCTATGGGTTCGAGGGGTTCGCTGGTGATGCAAATGATATGTTCCGCGTAGAAATCGTCAAGTCAATGTCAGAGGGcgaagaagccaagaagcGCTTGAGGACCATCCAATCCAAATTCAAGTTGGTGCACGTCATGACCGGCTGCGTCCTATTCTCCCACAAAGTCAAACTTCCCGACTGGGGCTGGGAGCAGCAAGAGGTGACTTGCGCGAAGGGAGGCACCTTGCCCAACAGTGTTTGGTACATCGAGTCCAACAGCCACCCAATGCTGCCGGCGGATGCAGAGAAGGTCAATTACCGAAACCCCGGGTTTTTGGGCAAGTTCTGGGAACTCCAGAAGGTGATGTGGACGACCAACGCGGGATTGACGGAGTCCCATGCTTGGGATTCGCGACCCCCGTCGTGGCCAACGCTGCTCCGTGGCATTAATTTCTGGGGCGCTGATCATCGCCAGATCTACCTCCTTGGCAACCCACTTATCTGGTGGTCCTCGACATTGGCAATTGGCATCTACGTACTATTTAAGGGAATCTCCATCCTTCGCTGGCAACGTAATTGTGCGGACTATCGGAACGTTAATTTCAAGAGATTTGACTACGAGGTTGGCACAAGTGTCTTAGGATGGGCCTTCCACTATTTCCCCTTCTACCTCATGGCCCGGCAACTCTTTCTCCATCATTATCTTCCAGCGCTTTACTTTGCCATTATCACCTTGTGTCAAGAATTCGACTTCCTTGCCAACCGTATCCATGCTCTTGGACTAGCATCCAGGCCCGCCATTGGCAAGGCGTTGGCCGGTATTTTCCTCGCACTGAGCATCTTCACTTTCACACTTTATTCTCCTTTGGTCTATGGCAACCCCTGGACTCAAGACGCTTGCCGCAAGGTGAAACTATTGGACACCTGGGATTTCGACTGCAACACTTTCCATACTGAC CTTGGCCAATATGTAACCCACTTTACAAATACCAATGTCGCTATACCAACAACACAGGCACCTCCTCCTGAGGCCCCTGTAGCCCCTCCACCACAGCAAGACCAACAAATCCTCaaggaagaagcggaagaagcGGACGACGCTAATGTTACCCCGGAGCCCCAGCCCCCTCGTGCTAAGGCACGGGTTGAATACCGTGATCAGGATGGCAATATTTTGGACGAGAAGCTTGTTGCCGCCCTTGCCAAGGAGGGCAAAGTATCCTTTGAGACTCGCCATGAGACTCGTACTCGCTTGGAGCATGGCCATGAGGTCGAAATGATCAATGGCCAAGTAGCCCCACCGCATCCAGACGTTGAGGGTCAGAATCCCGAGACTCTTGGAAAGCAGGAACAATCTGCGGATGATGGTCCAGCCTCCGCCGCGGGGGATAGCTCTGCTGCGGAGCCTAATTCTCCCGAAGCAAAGCCCGCCAGTGAAGGGAACGAGGCTACTAACTAA
- a CDS encoding putative pre-mRNA splicing factor (pre-mRNA splicing factor): MASTSNGNTPNLPEEVSKPPEGVVLPPKDIRAIVEKTAGYVARNGIVFEDRVREKERNNPKFSFLNPNDPYASFYQWRLTEIKEGRGTSVSAGRPGEPAVAPEPEQPTGPEPPTEFHFSARMPIINAQDLEVVKLTALFVAKRGKSFMTALSQREARNFQFEFLRPQHSLYQFFTRLVDQYIILLRSEGLDQATSEKARLAELEHNVQNKYHILDRAKKRAEWVKYQEQQKQKKEEEEEQERIAYAQIDWHDFVVVETVLFTEADDQVDLPPPASLNDLQSASLEQKAMMSLNPLRIEEAMPTEEEAPTYYNAYPVQPEPMPQPVVQPAGPAFPPQVQPSQPLPVAAAAAQEEDQRIRERMEARDRAAATQAAAKAAPGQQPMRIRSDYVPRAQARRLNQSGATALCPNCHQQIPVAELDQHMRIELLDPRWKEQRAKAESRSATTNLSTADVVNNLKRLASQRSDVFDSTILPGAPDPEEEARKKRMAFENAPGAGPTPPMVGPAGGPPNPQNMNIEEQIRHLHERYRQ, encoded by the exons ATGGCGTCTACAAGCAATGGAAATACCCCAAACTTGCCGGAGGAGGTGAGCAAACCTCCGGAAGGTGTTGTTCTGCCACCCAAAGATATTCGAG CGATCGTGGAGAAGACCGCAGGTTATGTTGCAAGGAACGGTATCGTCTTCGAAG ATCGCGTACGCGAGAAGGAACGCAATAACCCGAAATTCTCATTCCTCAACCCAAACGATCCTTATGCGAGCTTTTATCAGTGGCGACTTACGGAAATCAAGGAGGGCAGGGGAACTTCTGTGTCTGCAGGGCGACCGGGCGAGCCAGCTGTAGCTCCTGAGCCGGAGCAACCTACAGGTCCCGAACCGCCAACAGAGTTTCACTTTTCGGCGCGGATGCCGATAATAAACGCGCAAGACCTGGAGGTTGTTAAGCTTACGGCTCTATTCGTGGCCAAGAGGGGGAAATCCTTCATGACAGCCTTGTCCCAGCGAGAAGCCAGGAATTTCCAGTTTGAGTTCTTGCGCCCGCAACATAGTCTCTATCAATTTTTCACACGACTGGTCGACCAATATATCATATTGCTGCGATCAGAAGGACTTGACCAGGCGACGTCCGAAAAAGCCCGCCTAGCAGAATTGGAGCATAACGTGCAAAACAAGTATCATATTCTAGATCGCGCGAAGAAGCGCGCGGAGTGGGTGAAATACCAGGAACagcagaaacaaaagaaagaggaagaggaagaacaagaacgcATCGCTTACGCGCAGATTGACTGGCATGACTTCGTGGTTGTCGAAACCGTGCTGTTCACAGAAGCCGATGACCAGGTTGACCTTCCCCCGCCCGCCTCTCTCAATGATCTCCAATCCGCTTCTCTGGAGCAGAAAGCTATGATGTCCCTAAACCCTCTTCGCATTGAAGAAGCCATGCCGACAGAGGAGGAAGCACCGACCTATTATAACGCCTACCCGGTTCAACCAGAGCCAATGCCCCAGCCGGTCGTCCAGCCTGCTGGGCCAGCATTCCCTCCTCAAGTACAGCCCTCCCAACCCCTCCCAGTCGCTGCCGCCGCGGCacaggaggaagaccagcgTATCCGCGAGCGAATGGAGGCTCGCGATCGCGCCGCTGCAACTCAAGCGGCTGCCAAAGCCGCCCCAGGCCAACAACCGATGCGTATACGCTCCGACTATGTCCCGCGTGCGCAGGCACGCCGTCTCAACCAGTCTGGGGCAACGGCACTCTGTCCTAACTGTCACCAACAAATCCCAGTTGCCGAACTGGATCAACACATGCGTATTGAATTGCTCGATCCCCGGTGGAAAGAGCAACGCGCCAAGGCCGAATCCCGCAGCGCTACGACCAACCTGTCAACCGCCGACGTGGTCAACAACCTCAAACGTCTCGCCAGCCAGCGCAGCGACGTCTTCGATTCTACAATACTTCCGGGGGCCCCCGatccggaagaagaagcgagaAAGAAGCGCATGGCGTTCGAGAATGCCCCTGGCGCAGGACCTACACCGCCGATGGTCGGTCCTGCCGGTGGCCCACCAAATCCTCAAAACATGAATATCGAAGAACAGATCAGACATCTTCACGAGCGTTACCGGCAATGA
- a CDS encoding guanine nucleotide exchange factor, with protein MADLIAFHTYYSRHSFLSPSTMIPRTNNHKRSNSSDNRTLSPDRTLTKARSANDLSGVANGKPVPTVRSTSVGNFPESGFSTLKDPRLLSTSVETEPTESSFHHPDLSNEVAALSVKLVQAINNQTTLDDTLVATRQELEQAQTKIRTLESENEKYRRDIDQEVFIKKADVDYEILRLKAALADEKAQRALVEKEKKGIEQELETLTAALFEEANKMVAAAKLEREAVEKKNEQLRAQVKDTESLVASHQEQLAELKSVLQEMNITKDDIEAGTIGSTAPASPAKQQQQTPAIIKHSAETPVLAEPAPIQEELVPGPSTSFPHLIRPICRTDIHAFEEFKELFTLSSVSKPPSRATSGSYTGLNVMSLAAGFSSGGFGSASSSPAKSQTHSPNGSISSPQPANSHIPLKETRFYKRVLNEDIEPTLRLDAAPGISWLTRRAVLSGICDGSLVVEPMPASAKKYEFPCSLCGERRTGPVNERTHRFRTSDSETAQRYPLCVLCLEKVRSSCEFTGYLRLILDSHIRVGDTEDEKDAWEETVRLRERMFWSRIGGGVVPIFTQIVGLGSHSCANEQDPEPVAGDHSDVSGEVKEVLTTTSNDDDESNDHDPRRASLSEDPFESAASASPVSSTAVSAPYDGSEAQKYGKDEVSEQPLEQAEACVIANSGKHEDPKVLLQPGESAISQAAVTSCEKVDAQLSATENQQG; from the exons ATGGCCGA TCTAATTGCTTTCCATACCTACTATTCACGCCATAGCTTCCTCTCCCCATCCACAATGATCCCGCGTACCAACAACCACAAGCGATCTAATTCCTCCGACAACAGGACTCTTTCCCCCGATAGGACCCTCACGAAAGCCAGGTCTGCCAATGACCTTTCTGGAGTCGCAAACGGTAAACCCGTACCAACAGTACGCTCAACAAGTGTTGGGAATTTTCCCGAGAGTGGATTCAGCACCCTAAAAGACCCGAGACTCTTGAGCACTTCAGTAGAGACAGAGCCAACGGAATCATCATTTCATCACCCGGACCTGAGTAACGAGGTTGCTGCTTTGAGCGTGAAGCTGGTCCAAGCAATCAACAACCAAACAACCCTGGACGATACATTGGTTGCCACCCGTCAGGAACTTGAACAAGCTCAGACCAAGATTCGGACTTTAGAGTCGGAGAACGAGAAATATCGGCGGGATATCGACCAGGAAGTCTTTATCAAGAAAGCCGACGTAGACTATGAGATCTTACGGCTAAAGGCTGCATTGGCAGACGAGAAGGCACAGCGTGCCCTtgtcgagaaggagaagaagggtaTTGAACAAGAGCTCGAGACGCTTACCGCCGCCCTTTTTGAAGAAGCTAACAAA ATGGTAGCTGCCGCTAAGCTTGAGCGTGAGGCagtagagaagaaaaacgaacAGTTACGTGCTCAAGTAAAAGATACCGAATCTTTAGTTGCGTCGCACCAGGAACAGCTGGCAGAACTCAAGTCTGTTTTGCAGGAGATGAACATTACTAAAGATGACATCGAAGCCGGTACGATTGGCTCTACCGCACCGGCGTCTCCagcgaagcagcagcagcagactCCAGCAATAATCAAACACAGTGCGGAAACCCCCGTGCTTGCAGAACCAGCCCCCATCCAAGAAGAATTAGTCCCAGGTCCATCTACTAGTTTCCCGCATCTGATCCGGCCTATATGCCGAACAGATATTCATGCATTCGAAGAGTTCAAGGAATTATTCACCTTGTCCAGTGTCTCCAAACCGCCCAGTCGTGCCACGAGTGGATCGTATACCGGCTTAAATGTTATGAGCTTAGCCGCGGGTTTTAGCAGTGGTGGTTTTGGCTCTGCATCGTCGTCACCCGCTAAATCTCAAACTCACTCCCCTAATGGAAGTATCTCCTCACCGCAACCAGCGAATTCGCATATTCCTCTGAAAGAGACACGTTTCTACAAGCGTGTGCTGAACGAAGACATCGAGCCAACGCTCAGGCTTGATGCAGCCCCTGGGATTTCGTGGCTGACACGACGTGCGGTTTTAAGTGGTATCTGTGACGGAAGTCTTGTGGTCGAGCCCATGCCGGCATCAGCGAAGAAATATGAATTTCCTTGCTCGCTCTGTGGTGAGCGCAGAACTGGCCCCGTCAATGAGAGAACCCACCGTTTCCGGACGTCCGACAGTGAGACGGCTCAACGGTACCCCTTGTGTGTTCTCTGCCTCGAGAAGGTTCGTTCTTCCTGCGAGTTCACTGGCTATCTCCGTCTTATCCTTGATTCGCATATCCGCGTTGGCGACACGGAAGACGAAAAGGATGCCTGGGAAGAAACAGTTCGTTTAAGGGAGAGAATGTTCTGGTCACGCATTGGGGGTGGTGTTGTCCCCATTTTCACACAAATTGTTGGCTTGGGAAGCCATTCATGCGCCAATGAGCAGGATCCAGAGCCTGTGGCTGGCGATCACAGCGATGTCTCCGGTGAGGTCAAAGAAGTCCTAACCACGACTAgcaatgatgacgatgaatcGAACGATCACGACCCACGCAGAGCGTCTCTGAGTGAGGATCCTTTTGAGTCTGCTGCTTCAGCATCTCCAGTTAGCAGCACGGCAGTCTCGGCGCCGTATGATGGCAGCGAAGCTCAGAAATATGGCAAAGACGAGGTTTCTGAACAGCCTCTTGAGCAAGCAGAAGCCTGCGTGATTGCCAACTCTGGCAAGCACGAGGACCCGAAAGTCTTGCTGCAGCCTGGTGAATCAGCCATCAGCCAGGCTGCTGTCACCAGCTGCGAAAAAGTTGATGCACAACTTTCGGCAACTGAAAACCAGCAGGGGTAA